The DNA window CGATGCCGAGAGCAGCGGCTCCGTCGTCCGGAAGACGACCACAATTACGCGCTATCCGCCGCTAACGGGGGGGAAGAGCGCCAACTCGTCGCCCGATTCGAGGGTCGTGTCCAACCCGTCTTCGGTGAAGACGTTGGTCCCGTTCCGGAGCACGTTGATGTGGTCGCGGAGGCGGCCATCGTCGTCCAACACGCGGTCTTCGAGTTCGGGCCGGGGAGAAAGCAGGTCGTCCAAGGCGTCGCCGACGGTTTCGCCCGGTTCGGCGTCCACGGACACCTCCTTTTGTCCCGCGAGTTCGGCCAAGTCCGCGAAGAGTTTCCACTGCATGGACGATGGAACGGGCGGCGACGGCAAGTG is part of the Haladaptatus paucihalophilus DX253 genome and encodes:
- a CDS encoding ubiquitin-like small modifier protein 1 codes for the protein MQWKLFADLAELAGQKEVSVDAEPGETVGDALDDLLSPRPELEDRVLDDDGRLRDHINVLRNGTNVFTEDGLDTTLESGDELALFPPVSGG